A single region of the Mercenaria mercenaria strain notata chromosome 6, MADL_Memer_1, whole genome shotgun sequence genome encodes:
- the LOC123549985 gene encoding ganglioside-induced differentiation-associated protein 1-like, which yields MELNKVKLYFFPSSYYSLKALLALYEKDVPFEEHVVNIQSGEQNQDWYLAINKNGEVPVLKIDGKCTAESETIIDVIDETFPSDSKLVPDVETGYGSDVRDFRKLLHDIPIDIITFGIICNRNLKHKDGVIEIPAMFTRENAEKKFSGEISNLRKKRGSSSPELQDAIDKKIVKVSERLATIMDENKVMKCLDDLELIFDEIEKRLKKTKQEHEGSRNTWLFGPTFTAADITATTLFFRLKFVGVDTRYFSSTTRPVVYEYYTRLMERPSVVKMVAKFASFKGIMAKMMLKTYGIRALKLGLIVGLVGLGYVGLREYFKDTKILRKT from the exons ATGGAAttaaacaaagtcaaattatACTTTTTTCCCAGTTCGTATTATTCACTTAAG GCTCTACTAGCATTATATGAAAAGGATGTACCATTTGAAGAACATGTTGTAAACATTCAATCAGGAGAACAAAACCAGGACTGGTACTTAGCTATCAACAAAAATGGGGAAGTCCCAGTTTTGAAAATAGACGGAAAATGTACCGCCGAGTCAGAAACTATTATTGACGTCATCGATGAAACGTTTCCTTCTG ACTCAAAACTGGTACCAGATGTGGAAACTGGATACGGAAGTGACGTCAGAGATTTCCGGAAACTGCTCCATGACATACCTATCGACATAATTACATTTGGAATTATATGTAACCGTAATTTAAAACACAAAGATGGAGTCATCGAGATACCTGCAATGTTTACACGTGAAAATGCGG agAAAAAGTTTTCTGGAGAAATATCCAATCTGCGGAAGAAACGAGGAAGTAGTTCACCGGAACTTCAAGATGCCATTGACAAAAAGATCGTCAAGGTGTCAGAGAGGCTTGCAACTATAATGGATGAAAACAAGGTCATGAAGTGTTTGGATGACCTTGAACTCATATTTGATGAAATCGAAAAAAGGCTGAAAAAGACAAAACAAG AACACGAAGGAAGTCGAAATACCTGGCTGTTTGGTCCGACTTTCACTGCTGCAGACATCACGGCGACAACGTTATTTTTTCGTCTGAAGTTTGTCGGAGTCGACACTCGCTATTTCTCAAGCACAACGAGACCAGTGGTATACGAGTATTATACTAGATTAATGGAAAGACCCTCAGTGGTGAAAATGGTGGCTAAATTTGCCAGTTTTAAAGGCATTATGGCAAAAATGATGCTTAAAACATACGGAATAAGAGCTTTAAAATTAGGACTTATTGTGGGACTTGTCGGCCTAGGATATGTTGGGCTAAGAGAGTATTTTAAAGACACAAAGATACTTCGGAAAACCtaa